From Candidatus Nomurabacteria bacterium, one genomic window encodes:
- a CDS encoding ferric reductase-like transmembrane domain-containing protein, protein MSDLEFKLWFEKYGGWILIWTFSLIPIVMWLSINDAGAEFSNWYGAFSSLGKIFALVGFVLYAINLLLAVRRRWLENLFQGLNRVYIAHHITGGIALAFLVFHPFFLAIRYIDFKLFQTFGDAALFLWPRAVDTSLSYLEVQDAISINAGIIAFWGLVVLLILTFFVKLPYRLWLFTHRFLGVAFVFSILHLVTISSDTTQSNMLKWYLIIWGIIGMGAFLYRTVFGNVFVRRVPYKVSKVFVDDSMTRLELEPMAGKLPFKPGQFVFIRFLWSQQDGVIPEAHPFSIASGETEDGLRLYVKALGDFTAEIQKLHEGTVAEVEGAFGRFVPARYGTTPQVWIAGGIGVTPFLSMARSMQQIPQQIYLIYSVKTRSEMVETHVLAEFLPKHYHNFKFIPFVVDEQDGAFLSADFIEKNTDGLMNKEIFICGPPPMMKSLREQIRAKGVKNRKIHSEEFTMT, encoded by the coding sequence ATGTCAGATTTAGAATTTAAACTTTGGTTCGAGAAATACGGTGGTTGGATATTAATCTGGACCTTTAGCCTGATACCAATAGTTATGTGGCTGTCGATAAATGACGCAGGCGCCGAGTTTTCAAATTGGTACGGAGCTTTTTCTTCACTTGGCAAGATTTTTGCACTAGTTGGTTTTGTGCTATATGCGATCAACTTACTACTAGCCGTAAGAAGGCGTTGGTTAGAAAATCTTTTCCAAGGCCTTAATCGGGTTTATATTGCTCACCATATTACTGGTGGGATTGCTCTGGCATTCTTGGTTTTTCATCCATTCTTTTTAGCAATTCGCTATATAGACTTTAAGCTCTTTCAAACCTTTGGCGATGCTGCTTTATTTTTGTGGCCGCGTGCAGTCGATACTAGCCTCAGCTATCTAGAGGTCCAGGATGCAATATCGATCAATGCCGGCATTATTGCTTTCTGGGGTTTGGTGGTGCTATTGATTTTAACTTTTTTTGTAAAGTTACCTTACCGACTATGGTTATTTACGCATCGCTTTTTGGGTGTTGCATTTGTCTTTTCAATACTCCATCTAGTGACAATTAGCTCAGACACAACACAAAGTAATATGCTCAAATGGTACCTGATAATTTGGGGCATAATCGGCATGGGGGCATTCCTATATAGAACAGTTTTTGGCAATGTTTTTGTCCGTCGAGTACCTTATAAGGTGTCAAAAGTGTTTGTAGATGATAGCATGACTCGCCTGGAACTTGAGCCTATGGCAGGCAAGCTGCCGTTTAAGCCTGGGCAGTTTGTATTCATACGTTTTTTGTGGAGCCAACAAGATGGAGTAATTCCAGAAGCACATCCTTTCTCGATAGCATCCGGTGAAACCGAAGATGGTCTGAGGCTCTACGTAAAAGCTTTAGGAGATTTTACGGCAGAAATCCAAAAACTTCATGAGGGGACAGTTGCCGAAGTCGAAGGCGCTTTTGGTCGATTCGTTCCAGCACGTTATGGTACGACGCCGCAAGTGTGGATTGCGGGCGGCATAGGTGTTACACCCTTCTTGAGCATGGCTAGGAGTATGCAACAGATACCCCAGCAAATCTACCTAATTTATAGTGTCAAAACCCGCTCTGAAATGGTTGAAACTCACGTGTTGGCCGAGTTCTTGCCCAAACACTATCATAATTTCAAGTTCATACCGTTTGTTGTTGATGAGCAAGACGGAGCATTCTTAAGCGCCGACTTTATCGAGAAAAATACAGACGGGTTAATGAATAAAGAGATATTCATATGTGGTCCACCACCGATGATGAAGAGTTTACGAGAACAAATTCGTGCAAAAGGCGTAAAAAATCGTAAAATACATAGCGAAGAATTTACAATGACATGA
- a CDS encoding septum formation initiator family protein, with translation MERLRNISRFVTDRSNLTLLFFIVISLAITWATVNQIEYNYRLEQRSRTLEAEIGVLQQQQTNQELRNQFYETDYYLDLAARKQLGLVKPGEKVALINQSDIDAVLNESKQSIDQPQSSVVKQESASNLEQWARFFSGQEPL, from the coding sequence GTGGAAAGACTAAGAAACATCTCTAGATTTGTAACTGATCGCAGTAATCTAACTTTACTATTTTTTATTGTTATATCTCTGGCCATTACTTGGGCTACCGTTAATCAAATTGAGTATAACTACCGGCTCGAACAACGTTCAAGAACCCTAGAGGCAGAGATTGGTGTGCTGCAGCAACAACAAACAAATCAAGAGCTGCGTAATCAATTTTATGAAACCGACTATTATTTGGATTTAGCGGCTCGCAAGCAATTAGGCTTAGTCAAGCCAGGTGAAAAAGTCGCATTAATCAACCAGTCCGACATCGACGCAGTGCTTAACGAATCGAAACAATCAATCGATCAACCACAATCATCTGTAGTAAAACAAGAATCCGCTTCAAACTTAGAGCAGTGGGCTCGTTTTTTTAGCGGCCAAGAACCACTTTAA
- a CDS encoding tRNA-dihydrouridine synthase: protein MLILAPMYDVTDTTFRQVVAACAPPDMFFTEFVNVEGLQSAGRPRLEHFLKLEDTGVPVVAQIWGKNPDNYYQTAKELAELGFAGIDINTGCPDKTIVKNGCCSAFIKQENRENFAQILAATKHGVKDSGSNIPVSVKTRLGFNETDFGWHEFLLKLGVDMLTIHGRTRKEMSKVPVRWDEIEHIRKLRDAVAPQTKIIGNGDVSGRAEALELQARYGLDGIMIGRGIFTNPYFFAENAEDIWASKTSADKIALYIKHLELYRSNYPNGERKFDPVKKFMKVYLSGFDGASELRAQIANIHSCEQAIEILRNSLE, encoded by the coding sequence ATGCTAATTTTAGCACCGATGTATGATGTCACCGACACTACCTTTCGCCAGGTGGTGGCAGCTTGCGCACCGCCGGATATGTTTTTTACCGAGTTTGTAAATGTCGAGGGCTTACAAAGTGCCGGTCGGCCACGTCTCGAACATTTCCTAAAACTCGAAGACACTGGCGTGCCCGTAGTCGCCCAAATCTGGGGCAAAAACCCCGATAACTATTACCAGACCGCCAAAGAGCTAGCCGAGCTAGGCTTTGCCGGGATTGATATCAACACTGGCTGCCCCGACAAAACCATTGTCAAAAATGGTTGCTGCTCGGCCTTTATTAAACAAGAGAACCGAGAGAACTTCGCCCAAATTCTGGCTGCCACCAAGCATGGAGTTAAAGATAGTGGCAGTAACATTCCGGTAAGTGTTAAAACTCGGCTTGGCTTTAACGAAACCGATTTTGGTTGGCACGAGTTTTTACTGAAATTAGGCGTCGATATGTTAACCATCCACGGTCGAACTCGTAAAGAAATGAGTAAGGTGCCTGTTCGCTGGGACGAGATCGAGCATATCCGAAAGCTACGTGATGCAGTCGCTCCGCAAACCAAAATCATCGGCAATGGCGACGTTAGCGGCCGAGCCGAGGCTCTCGAGCTGCAAGCTCGTTATGGCCTCGATGGCATCATGATTGGTCGAGGCATATTTACTAACCCATATTTCTTTGCCGAAAACGCCGAAGACATATGGGCCAGTAAAACCTCAGCCGATAAGATTGCGCTATATATCAAACATCTCGAACTTTACCGCTCAAACTACCCAAATGGTGAACGTAAGTTCGACCCGGTAAAGAAGTTTATGAAGGTTTATTTGAGTGGTTTTGATGGCGCTAGCGAACTGCGCGCGCAGATTGCCAACATCCATAGTTGCGAGCAAGCCATCGAGATATTAAGGAATAGCCTAGAGTAG
- a CDS encoding SPFH domain-containing protein yields MPIIIAAIIVFTIFLISGLYIVRQQTAAVIERFGGFTKVSDAGLNFKIPLIDRVAGRLSLRVQQLDVRVETKTKDNVFVFVIVSVQYFVIPEKVKEAFYRLQNAEAQITSYVYDVVRAQVPVITLDNVFETKDDIAQAVKVELEQTMDDFGYGIVKTLVTDIDPDAKVKASMNEINAAQRLRLAAVEQAEADKIRVVKAAEAEAESKALQGKGIADQRTAIVNGLQESVTDFQNSVQGTSAQDVMNLVLMTQYFDTLKDVGTQSGSNTILLPHSPSGMQDISEQLRNAMITANEVSKHK; encoded by the coding sequence ATGCCAATAATCATCGCTGCAATAATAGTTTTTACGATTTTTTTAATTTCAGGGCTTTACATAGTTAGACAGCAAACTGCTGCTGTGATCGAACGTTTCGGTGGGTTTACAAAAGTTTCAGATGCTGGGCTTAACTTTAAGATTCCGCTAATCGATCGGGTGGCTGGGCGCCTAAGTCTGCGAGTGCAGCAGCTAGATGTACGTGTTGAGACTAAAACTAAGGACAATGTGTTTGTGTTTGTGATTGTTAGTGTGCAGTATTTTGTGATTCCAGAAAAAGTTAAGGAAGCTTTTTATCGTTTACAAAATGCCGAAGCTCAGATTACCAGCTATGTCTACGATGTTGTCCGAGCACAAGTGCCGGTGATTACGCTCGACAATGTCTTTGAAACAAAAGATGACATCGCTCAGGCCGTGAAGGTAGAACTAGAACAAACTATGGACGATTTTGGCTACGGAATAGTCAAGACTCTAGTTACGGATATCGACCCCGATGCAAAAGTAAAGGCAAGTATGAATGAAATCAACGCTGCCCAGCGACTGCGACTTGCGGCAGTTGAGCAGGCTGAGGCCGACAAGATTCGAGTAGTCAAGGCCGCCGAAGCCGAAGCCGAGAGCAAAGCACTTCAGGGTAAAGGTATTGCCGATCAACGCACGGCAATCGTAAATGGCTTGCAAGAGAGCGTGACAGATTTCCAGAATAGCGTTCAGGGTACAAGTGCCCAGGATGTCATGAACCTAGTATTGATGACCCAATATTTTGATACTCTAAAAGATGTTGGCACACAGTCGGGCAGCAACACAATTCTTTTGCCGCATAGCCCAAGTGGTATGCAAGATATTTCTGAACAGTTACGCAATGCCATGATTACGGCCAACGAAGTCAGCAAACATAAGTAA
- a CDS encoding HAMP domain-containing histidine kinase, protein MFRSAVLKLTLFYFSILLAVVLFLSFNWYRVAIREIDRVDSALQGNEIVLRRRGNIFSDDLEEVVTTRQQAIEISKHEIKTEILTINAFLLSAGGLGAYLLAWRTLEPIENSHKALERFTSDASHELRTPLTAMQIEIETTLRSKHSDKAELAELVASNLEEVKHMTSLVENLLLLTRNQALILEDSRTDNLANKALQDTKSARQAKKISVTKAIDSARVHVNSPSVIQILTILLDNAIKYSPEGSKIELAGKAKGRNYTFTVTDQGSGIAKAEQSKIFERFFRAESSRTSYGFGLGLSIAQKLAEQNHGELKLTKTGPAGTSFCLQIPLA, encoded by the coding sequence ATGTTTAGATCGGCTGTCTTAAAATTAACTTTGTTCTACTTTTCGATTCTGCTTGCAGTGGTTCTGTTCCTTAGCTTCAACTGGTATCGGGTTGCTATCCGCGAGATCGATCGAGTCGACAGCGCCTTGCAGGGTAACGAGATTGTTTTAAGACGCCGAGGCAATATATTTTCGGACGACCTAGAAGAGGTGGTAACTACAAGACAGCAAGCTATCGAGATAAGTAAGCACGAAATTAAAACCGAGATACTTACCATAAATGCGTTTCTGCTAAGTGCCGGGGGTCTAGGCGCATATTTGCTTGCTTGGAGAACTTTAGAGCCTATCGAAAATAGCCATAAGGCTCTAGAAAGATTCACGAGTGATGCTAGTCACGAACTCCGCACACCGCTAACTGCGATGCAAATCGAAATCGAGACTACTTTGCGTAGCAAGCACTCAGATAAAGCGGAGTTAGCCGAACTTGTCGCGAGCAACCTAGAAGAAGTCAAACATATGACTAGTTTAGTCGAGAACTTACTGCTTCTCACGCGCAATCAGGCTTTGATTTTAGAAGATAGTCGTACCGACAACTTGGCAAATAAAGCCCTACAAGACACAAAATCTGCGCGGCAAGCAAAAAAAATTAGCGTAACAAAAGCTATTGATAGCGCCAGAGTTCATGTCAACTCTCCGAGCGTGATTCAGATCTTAACAATCTTACTCGATAACGCGATTAAGTACTCCCCCGAAGGCAGTAAAATCGAATTGGCTGGTAAAGCCAAAGGTAGAAATTATACATTTACAGTCACCGACCAAGGTTCGGGAATTGCCAAAGCCGAGCAGTCAAAGATTTTTGAGAGATTCTTCCGTGCCGAAAGCTCCCGAACCAGCTATGGTTTTGGCCTAGGGCTGAGCATTGCTCAGAAACTCGCCGAACAGAACCATGGCGAGCTCAAACTAACTAAAACCGGTCCAGCAGGAACAAGCTTCTGCTTGCAGATTCCTCTTGCCTAG
- a CDS encoding DUF4352 domain-containing protein, with translation MQDRKQTINNHQRLLRVVSFSAVAAVILTCLIAGLALRQNHRLKGELYDIKLGYSMHSWLPGESVETEVYRLKLEDVTIDKEGIPVYLPAPSGYMFVTVDLSIDNKSQQDQLFLPLNYTYLKDQTGKKYALTTVPNITNSAAGKIAAGDTVRGQIGFMIPITSTDLHFYFEPYGQDNSSIINFDISSYLKDI, from the coding sequence ATGCAGGATCGTAAACAAACAATTAATAATCATCAAAGACTTCTAAGAGTTGTCAGCTTTAGTGCGGTTGCGGCTGTTATACTAACTTGCCTGATTGCCGGGCTCGCCCTTCGCCAAAATCATCGCCTAAAAGGCGAGCTGTACGATATTAAACTTGGCTACAGCATGCATAGTTGGTTGCCGGGTGAATCGGTCGAGACCGAAGTTTATCGATTAAAACTAGAGGATGTAACTATAGATAAAGAGGGTATCCCGGTTTATCTGCCGGCACCATCGGGGTATATGTTTGTGACGGTCGATTTAAGTATCGACAATAAAAGCCAGCAAGACCAATTATTTCTTCCGCTAAATTACACTTACCTGAAGGATCAAACCGGCAAGAAGTACGCCCTAACAACTGTACCGAATATAACGAATAGTGCTGCCGGGAAAATTGCCGCCGGTGATACTGTAAGGGGCCAAATTGGCTTTATGATACCAATCACTAGCACCGATCTGCATTTTTACTTCGAACCTTACGGCCAAGATAACTCGAGTATTATAAATTTTGATATCTCGAGCTATCTAAAAGATATATAA
- a CDS encoding response regulator transcription factor, whose translation MRLLIAEDDIKIARSLKRGLQEEGFAVDVVHDGDAAIIEASNEPYDAIVLDWMMPEKDGPTVIRELRDQSITTPIIMLTARDSTKDRVSGLNTGADDYLIKPFSFEELLARIRALLRRPSQSLNQELKYGDITLEPDKFAVHRAGQLVELSRREFSLLEVFMRNPEILLSKDQIISKVWPFDADVLPNTVEVHIKSLRQKLDKPFGKDSIKTVRGFGYKLEIDNV comes from the coding sequence GTGAGACTACTAATAGCCGAAGACGATATCAAGATTGCTCGCAGCCTTAAACGAGGCTTGCAAGAAGAGGGTTTTGCGGTTGATGTAGTTCACGATGGAGATGCAGCGATAATCGAAGCGTCGAACGAACCATACGATGCAATTGTCCTCGACTGGATGATGCCCGAAAAAGACGGCCCGACCGTTATCCGGGAGCTACGAGACCAGTCGATCACAACTCCAATTATCATGCTAACTGCCCGCGACTCTACGAAAGATAGAGTTAGTGGCCTCAACACAGGCGCCGACGATTACTTAATAAAGCCATTTTCTTTCGAAGAGTTACTAGCTCGCATACGTGCCCTGCTGCGCCGTCCGAGCCAGAGTTTAAATCAAGAATTAAAGTATGGCGATATTACTCTCGAACCAGATAAGTTTGCAGTCCACCGCGCTGGCCAACTGGTCGAGTTATCTCGACGTGAGTTCTCGTTGCTCGAAGTATTTATGAGAAATCCCGAAATATTACTTTCCAAAGACCAAATAATTTCGAAAGTCTGGCCATTCGACGCCGATGTGTTGCCGAACACTGTAGAGGTACACATTAAATCGCTACGCCAAAAACTCGATAAACCTTTCGGTAAAGATAGTATCAAGACAGTCCGTGGTTTTGGCTATAAATTAGAGATCGATAATGTTTAG